The Bacteroidota bacterium genome has a window encoding:
- a CDS encoding response regulator transcription factor, with amino-acid sequence MNCAIIEDEQHAATHLEYLLSQCTQEVQVQARLGTVKSAYQWLQSNEPDIIFLDVQLGDDLGFSIFENMQVTTPVIFTTSYEEYAIKAFELNSIAYLLKPVLLDELQASLNKYDSLVQQPKSYENLSRIHTPYQKRFLVQSGKEIISLLADDIAYFFVQNRHLIIATLDGKKYLFDGSLDAMEMRVDPENFFRINRQFIVSFNAIEKMFNHTRGRVKLITRPLSKEEMVVSIDRAAEFKDWLNR; translated from the coding sequence ATGAACTGCGCTATAATTGAAGACGAACAACACGCCGCTACCCACCTAGAGTATTTGCTTTCGCAATGTACGCAAGAAGTTCAGGTACAAGCACGTCTGGGCACAGTGAAATCGGCTTACCAATGGCTGCAAAGCAATGAGCCCGACATTATTTTTCTGGATGTACAACTGGGCGACGATTTAGGCTTTAGCATTTTTGAGAATATGCAGGTAACCACACCTGTTATCTTCACCACGTCGTACGAAGAATATGCCATTAAAGCGTTTGAGCTAAACAGCATTGCCTATTTGCTTAAGCCAGTGCTACTGGATGAATTGCAAGCCTCATTAAATAAATACGACAGCTTGGTGCAGCAACCCAAGTCGTACGAAAACTTAAGCCGTATTCACACACCCTACCAAAAACGGTTCTTGGTACAATCGGGAAAAGAAATCATATCACTGCTTGCCGATGATATTGCCTATTTTTTTGTGCAAAACCGCCACTTGATTATTGCCACGCTGGATGGCAAAAAGTATTTGTTTGACGGCAGCCTTGACGCTATGGAAATGCGTGTTGACCCTGAGAACTTCTTCCGCATAAACCGCCAGTTTATTGTATCGTTTAATGCTATTGAGAAAATGTTTAACCACACGCGCGGCAGGGTGAAATTAATTACCCGCCCGTTATCAAAAGAAGAGATGGTGGTGAGCATTGATAGGGCTGCGGAGTTTAAAGATTGGTTAAATCGATAA